The Centroberyx gerrardi isolate f3 chromosome 7, fCenGer3.hap1.cur.20231027, whole genome shotgun sequence genome contains a region encoding:
- the gipc1 gene encoding PDZ domain-containing protein GIPC1 produces the protein MPLGLGRRKKASPLVENEEAEPIRAGLNVSGMDGLDGGVVGLGEGATSEGLPPPPSSLRPRLIFHTQLAHGSPTGRIEGFSNVRELYAKIGEAFGIPPAEVMFCTLNTHKVDMEKLLGGQIGLEDFIFAHIKGQRKEIEVYKGEDALGLTITDNGAGYAFIKRIREGSIIHQIQVINVGDMIESINGHGLIGCRHYEVAKMLKELPKGKEFTIKLVEPLKAFDMISQRSGGSRSGSGAQLGTGRGTLRLRSKGPATVEELPSAFEEKAIEKVDDLLESYMGIRDSELAATMVELGKDKKNPDEFAEALDETLGDFAFPDEFVFDVWGAIGDAKVGRL, from the exons ATGCCTCTGGGTctgggaagaagaaagaaggcaTCCCCGTTAGTTGAGAACGAGGAAGCGGAGCCTATCCGCGCAGGTCTCAATGTCTCAGGTATGGATGGCCTAGATGGAGGTGTCGTTGGGCTAGGAGAAGGGGCCACATCCGAAGGTCTGCCGCCCCCACCCAGCAGCCTGCGACCTCGCCTCATCTTCCACACCCAGCTCGCCCACGGCAGCCCCACGGGGCGCATCGAGGGCTTCAGCAATGTGCGGGAGCTCTACGCCAAGATCGGTGAGGCCTTTGGGATCCCACCAGCTGAG gtTATGTTCTGCACGCTGAACACTCACAAGGTGGACATGGAGAAACTGTTGGGAGGTCAGATCGGGCTAGAGGACTTTATTTTTGCCCACATTAAAGGCCAGCGGAAGGAAATAGAGGTGTATAAAGGGGAGGACGCGCTAGGCTTGACTATCACCGATAATGGAGCTGGCTACGCTTTCATCAAG AGAATCAGAGAGGGCAGCATCATCCACCAGATCCAGGTCATCAACGTGGGAGATATGATCGAGTCCATCAACGGCCACGGCCTGATTGGCTGTCGACACTATGAGGTGGCCAAGATGCTGAAGGAGCTGCCCAAGGGGAAGGAATTCACCATCAAACTGGTGGAGCCACTCAAGGCCTTCG acatgATCAGCCAGAGGTCCGGAGGGTCCAGGTCAGGATCAGGGGCTCAGCTGGGGACAGGCAGGGGCACCCTGCGCCTGCGCTCCAAGGGTCCGGCTACTGTGGAGGAACTG CCCTCTGCGTTTGAGGAGAAGGCCATTGAGAAGGTGGACGACCTCCTAGAGAGCTACATGGGCATCAGAGACAGCGAGctgg cggcTACCATGGTGGAGCTGGGGAAGGACAAAAAGAACCCTGATGAGTTTGCTGAGGCTTTAGATGAGACCCTGGGAGACTTTGCCTTCCCAGATGAATTTGTTTTTGATGTGTGGGGTGCCATCGGCGACGCTAAGGTTGGGCGGCTGTAA